The Dendropsophus ebraccatus isolate aDenEbr1 chromosome 6, aDenEbr1.pat, whole genome shotgun sequence nucleotide sequence GTACCGAACCTTGGGGTCAGTTCTAACCAAGGagcagagtaggaatcattgaccaacACTCTCTGGATATGGTCCTTGAGAcattttcaatccagttacaaacTAAACTTTATAAACCCACAGACCTTAATTTACCTCTCTATGACTCTATGAGATGTAAGGGGAAAGCTTTTTTCCAATCCAAGTTTCTAGTCACCTCTTTATTAAAACAAGTCAGGTTGGTGTGACAACTTCTGTCCTTGGTACAACCATGTTGGCTATCACGTTTAATATTATTACCCCCTACATGCCTTGGAAAGACTTAAAGCCCTTGTTAAAGCTGAACACTACATTTGCCTTGCACCAGTCCCTCAGCACAATATCATTCACCAAAAAATCTCTACAAATTATAGACACAGATATTGAGTTGATACGCTCGGAGATGCTAATTGTTATTGAGTTGTTGCAAATAGTTACAGTTTGGGGAATAGATGGTCACAGGCAGACCTCTCTCCTGACCACTACATGTACTGAGTCATCCCCAAAACATCATGTTTTGAAATTCAATAGCCCTAATTCGTCTCATCTTTCTTTGTCCTACAGTCCATCCATTGCTTCATTCCTTCCGCCTCACGATCTGTGCTTGCTttatattgacttcaatgctggcAGAGATGTGAGAAGATCCCTATTGACTGGACACTGGAGGAATCAGATCTTGACTTGTCATCATAGATAGGATGGGCACTACATGCTGTATATTTAATGGCTCATGACATTCCTTCCACCTCCTGAAAACTCCATTTTATAATCATGATGGCAATGATCAGACTTCTACTCATCCTTTTGTCCTTACCGCTCTCCATAGAGCAAGACCCAAGCTGCAGACTGCTGGGGTGGGAGATGGATCCCTTCACCCAGCCCGGAGATGTTCTCATTGGGGGGGTCTTCCTGGTCTATTCTGGATATGATTTCCCACAGCCAAGTTTCCACAATTGGCCTCAGCCTGTGACCTGTAATGGGTAAGAGAGATGTTGAAAGTTGTTCTTGGAGGAGAGAAAGATCAGGCCCATTGGTTTTCAGTGTGCCAGAGCACTACACCAAGCCTCTTCAAGAAATGAGATTAAGATATCCCTTATCCCTGATACATGATAACAAGCCCTCAGCTGTGCGAAACAACAACAGTGTTTTAATTCACAGCAGAGTTTTTGAAAGTGGTGATGAACTAAAACACAAGATCTATAGACTAAGTAAAGGTTTCCTAAACAAACTCTTCAACACTGACTGAATTCCTATTCATCTAGAATATTATGGGTAGGTCCATCAGTCACACAGGGGATACAGATATCAGTATGTAAACTATTCATCCTTTATCTTGGTGTCTTCTACAGGTTCCACATTCGATATTACAGGGATGTTCTTGGCCTTATATTTGCAATCAATGAAATAAACAATTCCCCGGACCTTCTGCCTAACGTCACTATCGGCTTTAGTCTTGTCCACTCTTGTATGTCAGAGCTGCGGAATATCGGAGGGGCAATGTCCCTGATGTCCGGTACTGGAAACCCCGTCCCCTGTTATGACTGCCGCAAGACCTCAGTTATGGCCGGGATCATTGGAGATAAGCTCTCAGCTCTGTCTCTTCCTATAGCTCGAATCTTGGGGGTTCACTCTTACCCACAGGTAACACAAATATTTCTGTAAAGTCTTTTTGTCCTTAGTTTTGGAGACTTTTACTGTTACAGTCTATGTGTATGAAAGGCACATATGTCATgtctatatatattaaaaaataataaaccttacaTAACAATCTATAAGACATTTCCCCTTAACCAAGCTTGAACTATTTTACACCCACTACTTTGTGCTCTAACATGGAGTTTCACAAACACAGCAGTATAGAATATAAAAGTTAAAGGTAGATCGAGACACCAGGATAGAGCGTATAGGCTGCAGAAAGACCAAGACACAAGGGTAGAGGCTATCGGAAGACCACCAGGCTAGAACGTAGAGGCAgcaggaatatgagacaaaaggGTAGCGCAAAGAGGCTGCATCCCTGTAGAGTACCTACTCATCATCTATAAGTTATGTAACTTTTGTAAAGTTGGGCAGTGTTCAGCATATAAAAAATTTAGTACCCTCCATAGTCATGTGCAAGCATCCAATTAGGCACGGCCTATTTAACCAAAATTTAATACTCTGGTTGTAACATTTCTTGCAGATCAGTTATGGAGCCACCACTTCAGCACTGAGTGATAAAGTGAACTTCCCATCTTTCTTCCGCACAATATCCAATAACATGTTTCAGCATATTGCTATTTCTCAGCTGATCGGCCAGTTTGGTTGGACTTGGGTGGGGATGGTGATTGTAGACAATGAAGTAGGAGAGCTTGGTGGGCAAGCGATAAGAACTGAAGTAGAGAAAAGTGGAAGCTGCGTCGCCTTTGCTGAAAAGATCCACCTGAGCTACTCAAAGAGGCAAGTCCTAAGGGTGGTGGATGTTATAAGGGAAAGCTCTGTAAACATCATCATTCTGCACAGCACCGAAGCCCACATGAAGTTTCTCCTTGATGCCATGTATGATGAGGGAGTGACTGGGAAGATCTTCATTTCCTCCGCATCATTTACAATAACACCTGGGCTCTTCTCCAAAAAAGCTTGGAAGGTCCTAAATGGGACCATAGGGTTAATGTCAAAAACGGGGCAGATTCCAGGATTTGAGACATTCCTACAAAGCTTACACCCTTCCTTGAACCACTCACATCCCCTTATAAAGCCATTTTGGAAAACTGCTTTTAACTGCAACTGGGAAAATGGAGAATTCATCAAAAACACAACACATGCTGACACCCAGGGGCCGCTCTGTAGCGAGGATGAAGATCTGAAGACGATGATACCTTCTTTACTTGAGACTTTTGACCTGAGCCTCACTTACCATGCCTACCTGGCTGTATATGCCTATGCTCATGCCCTTCATGCATTACTCCAGTGCCCATCAAGGGAAAATCACCAGCCATGTGGTAATGTCACCAGTATACAGCCATGGAAGGTAACACTTATGTTATAAAGTGATGTATGATCTGTGCAGAAGAGTCACACAGAGGCAAAAATCTATCATGCATgacctctctatctctctccacTGACAGCATCTGTTGTTGGTAGCCGGAAGGCCTCCATATCCCTTTTGTCGTCGGCCAAACTCGGCGATGGCAGTGCGTTTAGCaaactttagtataaggtgtataggcacctcaTTGGTCCTAAGGCAGATTATTGACCTTTACAAGTAAAAGTGGAACACCTACAAAGACCAATTGCTGAGAGTTAACAGGCACAAGAACAGTCACTGATACGGCTATTCCATTCCATTAGTCATCAGCATGGAGAGATACACTGCTAACAAAGTTTGCGatataaaaaaagaaaccaaCAGAGTGGGCTTGTGCAAAGTGGCAAACGGACAGCCATAAGCAGTATACACATACCCatagacacatacatatatatatgctttatgaAACAACGGCTGAAATCTATCAAGACTGATCATATTTTCGACAGTAGACTCATACAGGCCATCTTTAACCATCGTTGAAATGTAATTCTACAATGACCAACGACGGTAATTAATTCACCCTAGATGATCAGACACTGACCCTGCCATCTAATGATGGGATTACTCCATTGACCCAATATTGAGAAGATCCAGCCTACATGTAGTCACATACACAACAAATCTGACAAAACAGTTGCAGAAAAAGCTAATTTGTATCAATATTCACAACCTTCTCGAACCTCAGGACGGTCACTGTGATCTTGTATAAACTTTTCATGGATCAACAGGTTCTACGGTCTTTGAAGAAGACGCCATTTCAGGCTCATTCTGAAGATATCATAACTTTTGATGCCAACGGAGATGTTCCTGCATTACATGACATTGTGACCATCCAGATCCTTAATGGACACTTCCACCTAGTGACGGTGGGGTCATTCACTCCCGGGGCTGTAACAGGCCATACTGTTCTCATCAATCGCAGCCAGATTCTTTGGAATGACAAGTTCTCCCAGGTAGGATTTATGGATAATCAATAGATGTGAGCAGTGACATCTGATGTTTATAGGATATTTCTATCTGTGTATACATTATACTCGGCCCACTTCAGAGTCAATATGATATTTATTCATCAATGCATAATACAGGGTACAGTCCTTCCCAATGGATCTCCTACCATTATCTCCAGAATATCTGATGGTTACGTAAAATGTTACGGTCCTGGCACGATCTGGGATAGAAGCTGTAGCAGACCAGGGAGCAGGGTTATTTTTTAGATCTGGAAGTTAACATATTGTAGTATCTTTGTgaacctctccagctctgtacATAAGGCTCTATATTACCACAGCCTTCTGTGTAGACCAAACGCTGCGATAAGGCCAGGCTGTAACACAAGCTCACATAAGCCTTACTGAAGACACTTGTGACTTTAAAAGAGCAAACTTTTCCAAAGTTGTGATCACCTGGTTTGCAAAACTTAAACTCCATCTTTACCAGTAGCCTACAACTAGTGTAGAACAGTTAAGTCACCTACTATCTAGGTACTTGTGAGCTGTGATGAGGCGATGGTTATGGTAACATACATGGCTATAGGTACTATAATGAACCCCTGAAGGAACAGTGACATACTTAGTACATCGTAgagccattaaaggggaactccaggtagaggtaaaaaaattttaacttttgcagaagtatatagcattacttacctgtctatcccagtttctgctgacaatcttctatgtttcttctatCTATGTTTCTATCACCATTGTCACAAAGATCTTCTCCTCACACCTGTATCTCCACCATGGCTGCTGTATCTACAACCATTGGGTGTGCTCCTCTCCTATCTTTTCCTGACACCTGTATCTCCACCATGGCTGCTGTATCTACAACCATTGGGTGTGCCCCTCTCCTATCTTCTCCTCACACCTGTATCTCCACCATGACTTCTGTATCTACGATTGTCCTGAAATCTACTCTCACCTCCCGCATTGCCTTTTACTGAGGTTCTGACATCCCCTCTATACTTCCTCCTGATTGGATGAAACAGCCGTTGCATGTGACTCTTGTTCATTCTTCTTTCCACCAATGCCATTTTAGCAGGCTTGGTAAAAACAAACCGCCCAAGGATCAGGTCAACACACAAAGTTCTTGCGACGTTCAAACTAAATGTGGTTTTGATGGATGCAGCTTGCTCATCTCTTCTTGTGTGGGTTACCAAGGTTTTCTCTACATCTCACTGCTCTCTCTATACTCAGGTCCCAGAGTCCGTGTGCAGTAATAGCTGTGGCCCCGGCTCCAGGAGGGTCACCAGACGAGGACAACCACCCTGCTGTTTTGACTGTGTCCCGTGCTCAGCTGGAGAGATATCTAACAGTACAGGTAAGTAGTTACATGTAAAGTTTACAATCTCTGGGCACACAAACCTTCCTTATGACATACACTGAATGACCACTTCACTAGAGACCCCTGCCCTTTCATCATTCGATCTCTTTGGATCAGTTTCCGTGTTAATCCACTATATATTGGATGAGTATTTCAAGTATGAGGAAGAACATCCAGCAAAAAACGATCCTGCAGACAGAAACAACTCATCTTCTacaggggccagaggaggatCAGAGCAGGAAACTGTAGCCGAAAACACAAACATCTCTGAACATACAAGTTGCCACTAAATGGGAGAAGGAAAGGCCATACTTCAGGAAGCAAACCAGTGAAAATTGTATCAGTGG carries:
- the LOC138795370 gene encoding extracellular calcium-sensing receptor-like, with protein sequence MDPFTQPGDVLIGGVFLVYSGYDFPQPSFHNWPQPVTCNGFHIRYYRDVLGLIFAINEINNSPDLLPNVTIGFSLVHSCMSELRNIGGAMSLMSGTGNPVPCYDCRKTSVMAGIIGDKLSALSLPIARILGVHSYPQISYGATTSALSDKVNFPSFFRTISNNMFQHIAISQLIGQFGWTWVGMVIVDNEVGELGGQAIRTEVEKSGSCVAFAEKIHLSYSKRQVLRVVDVIRESSVNIIILHSTEAHMKFLLDAMYDEGVTGKIFISSASFTITPGLFSKKAWKVLNGTIGLMSKTGQIPGFETFLQSLHPSLNHSHPLIKPFWKTAFNCNWENGEFIKNTTHADTQGPLCSEDEDLKTMIPSLLETFDLSLTYHAYLAVYAYAHALHALLQCPSRENHQPCGNVTSIQPWKVLRSLKKTPFQAHSEDIITFDANGDVPALHDIVTIQILNGHFHLVTVGSFTPGAVTGHTVLINRSQILWNDKFSQVPESVCSNSCGPGSRRVTRRGQPPCCFDCVPCSAGEISNSTDAVKCFRCPQDQWSNEDQDRCIPKTIEFLSYQEPLGHILVSMASVSSLLGLSILLTFIRFKDTPIIKATNRELSYILLTSLILCFLCCLVFIGQPSTVTCLLRQTFFSVVFSISISSVLAKTIMVILAFKATRLNSPLRRWLGPIIPRHVVGICSGLQILICSVWLYKSPPFPVLNTQIENHKIIFECNEGHKLFFYMTLGFMGFLATISFFVAFLARNLPGSYNEAKLITFSMLIFCCVWISFIPAYLSTSGKYTVAVQVFAILVSSAGLLGCIFLPKCYIIIVRPEKNRRECFGGNTSFKHVRLSYRLSVLRHLINAARACVPALWRQPSPPSLSMWIRKVEEIKRMENLTAQLQDRNSRFYRTWFYWDQFTDTAEYKSLLAQ